From Paenibacillus graminis, a single genomic window includes:
- a CDS encoding amino acid ABC transporter ATP-binding protein — protein MIEIRDLHKSFGPLQVLKGVSLTVEPGKVLVIIGPSGSGKTTLLRCFNLLEQPDRGSLTLGDMKLEFTAGGKIPQRSVLALRQRTGMVFQSYNLFPHMTALGNVMEGQVTVQKRSKEEARKRAVELLTKVGLADKADAYPHQLSGGQQQRVAIARAMAVEPEVLLFDEPTSALDPELVGEVLKVIKQLASEGMTMVIVTHEMKFAADVADQIILMDGGVILEQGRPEQVLEHTTNPRALQFLNRISGEEI, from the coding sequence GTGATTGAAATTCGTGATTTGCATAAATCCTTTGGGCCCCTCCAGGTGCTGAAGGGTGTCAGTCTTACCGTGGAGCCCGGCAAGGTACTGGTTATTATCGGTCCTTCAGGCTCCGGTAAAACAACCCTGCTGCGCTGCTTCAATCTCCTGGAACAACCTGACAGAGGGAGCCTGACACTGGGCGACATGAAGCTGGAATTCACAGCGGGAGGCAAAATCCCGCAGCGTTCTGTGCTGGCACTGCGCCAGCGGACCGGGATGGTCTTCCAGTCTTACAACCTCTTCCCGCATATGACGGCTCTGGGCAACGTGATGGAGGGCCAGGTTACCGTTCAAAAACGCTCAAAAGAGGAGGCGCGCAAGCGGGCCGTTGAACTGCTGACAAAGGTTGGCCTTGCCGATAAAGCGGATGCCTATCCGCATCAATTATCCGGCGGCCAGCAGCAGCGCGTAGCCATAGCGCGGGCGATGGCCGTGGAGCCGGAGGTGCTGCTGTTCGATGAGCCGACCTCGGCGCTTGATCCGGAGCTGGTAGGCGAGGTGCTGAAGGTGATCAAGCAGCTTGCTTCGGAAGGCATGACTATGGTCATCGTCACCCATGAGATGAAATTCGCTGCGGATGTGGCGGATCAGATTATTTTGATGGATGGCGGTGTGATTCTGGAGCAGGGCAGGCCGGAGCAGGTGCTGGAGCATACAACCAACCCGCGCGCGCTGCAGTTCCTGAACCGGATTAGCGGCGAGGAGATATAG
- a CDS encoding S-layer homology domain-containing protein, which produces MNFKKCAFAAITSVSLLTFSLAGPIFAADSSFKDINNVTGKDKINSLKEQGLIKGISDTQFLPGSKVTTAQGVQFIAGGLQLSLAAIDFNKAPLASGTFSKVKDNAWYAEAFVNAHYNGIEIAADIDPSKPMTKELFTNLLVQGIEKVGNLPMINIVPADIADADALEPSFQGSIQRSLKYNINALDANGNFNPKKEITRAEAAVMLYNALDYLKSKTDTAPQS; this is translated from the coding sequence ATGAACTTCAAAAAATGCGCATTTGCAGCGATTACCAGCGTATCGCTTCTTACTTTTTCGCTTGCCGGACCCATCTTTGCCGCGGACAGCAGCTTCAAGGATATCAACAACGTAACCGGCAAAGACAAAATTAATTCCCTGAAGGAGCAAGGATTGATCAAAGGCATCTCCGACACCCAGTTCCTTCCCGGCTCCAAAGTAACAACCGCTCAGGGAGTTCAGTTTATCGCCGGAGGTCTTCAATTGAGCCTGGCGGCTATCGACTTCAACAAGGCTCCACTCGCCAGCGGCACCTTTAGCAAAGTGAAAGACAATGCCTGGTATGCGGAAGCTTTTGTCAACGCTCATTACAACGGGATTGAAATCGCTGCGGATATTGATCCCTCGAAGCCAATGACCAAGGAATTATTCACCAACCTGCTGGTCCAGGGCATAGAAAAGGTCGGCAATCTGCCGATGATCAATATTGTCCCAGCAGATATTGCCGACGCTGACGCCTTGGAGCCTTCTTTCCAGGGCAGCATTCAGCGCTCGCTGAAATACAACATCAACGCTCTGGATGCAAACGGCAATTTCAATCCAAAAAAAGAAATCACCCGCGCCGAAGCGGCCGTTATGCTCTACAACGCACTAGATTACCTGAAATCCAAAACAGATACCGCGCCACAGAGCTAA
- a CDS encoding Fur family transcriptional regulator, translating to MNPIANISQQFAAHHYKLTPQREAIVRVLLDNEKDHLSVEEVYMLVKNSYPHLGLATVYRTLELLCELHIVEKMNFGDGVARYDLRGDDHAHMHHHLICNVCGRLEEIKDDWLLELELRLEREYGFNVTDHRLDFKGTYNSCKRNGCKGEKSCQAVS from the coding sequence GTGAACCCGATTGCTAATATCAGTCAGCAGTTTGCTGCGCATCATTATAAATTAACGCCACAACGCGAGGCCATCGTCAGAGTCCTGCTTGATAATGAGAAGGATCATTTAAGTGTGGAAGAGGTATACATGCTGGTGAAGAACAGTTACCCGCATCTTGGACTTGCGACGGTATACCGTACCCTGGAATTGCTGTGTGAGCTTCATATTGTAGAGAAGATGAATTTTGGGGATGGCGTAGCCCGCTATGATTTGCGGGGGGATGATCATGCCCATATGCACCATCACCTCATATGCAATGTGTGCGGCAGGCTGGAGGAAATCAAGGACGATTGGCTCCTTGAGCTGGAGCTGCGGCTGGAACGGGAATACGGCTTCAACGTCACCGATCACCGGCTGGATTTCAAAGGCACCTACAATTCATGCAAGCGGAACGGCTGCAAAGGGGAAAAGTCATGCCAGGCTGTCTCCTAA
- a CDS encoding TIGR00266 family protein has protein sequence MKYDVLYEGAFAMLKVHLNPGESVKAEMGAMVAMSPGVELRGTVDGGLMRGLGRMLSGEKFFFQELTATRGQSEVLLSPGAIGDIQAIELDGSYKLYVQKDGFLAGTHGIQVNTKMQNLTRGLFSGEGFFIIEISGSGTVFLSSFGAIHAINLEPGEEMIIDNGHLVAWPDYMDYKVEKAASGWLNSLTSGEALVCRFRGEGVVLVQSRNPGSFGTWIKSFVPSRP, from the coding sequence ATGAAATACGACGTATTATACGAAGGTGCTTTTGCCATGCTTAAGGTCCATTTGAATCCGGGTGAAAGTGTAAAAGCAGAGATGGGAGCTATGGTCGCCATGTCGCCGGGTGTGGAGCTCCGGGGAACCGTTGACGGCGGCCTGATGCGGGGGCTGGGCAGAATGCTCAGCGGCGAGAAATTTTTCTTCCAGGAGCTGACGGCAACGCGGGGACAAAGTGAAGTGCTGCTCTCTCCCGGCGCCATCGGTGACATTCAGGCCATTGAGCTTGACGGATCGTACAAGCTGTATGTGCAGAAGGACGGCTTCCTCGCCGGAACCCATGGCATTCAGGTCAACACAAAGATGCAGAATCTGACGCGCGGACTGTTCTCCGGGGAAGGATTTTTCATTATTGAGATCAGCGGCAGCGGCACCGTGTTCCTCTCATCGTTCGGGGCTATTCATGCAATCAATCTGGAACCAGGCGAAGAAATGATCATCGACAACGGGCATCTGGTGGCTTGGCCGGATTATATGGATTACAAGGTGGAAAAAGCCGCCTCAGGCTGGCTGAACAGCTTGACGAGCGGAGAAGCGCTGGTCTGCCGGTTCCGCGGCGAGGGCGTAGTGCTGGTGCAATCCCGCAATCCGGGCAGCTTCGGAACATGGATCAAATCCTTTGTTCCTTCCAGACCCTAG
- a CDS encoding AraC family transcriptional regulator, with protein sequence MTQTAPCHVLSAGFSVHRKPFHMSGGDSVYYYLLRLQTEGRSRTMVNGVLTTVESGDLMLFAPSDPYYLSIDKESYPVGKPRIESGDYHIFCGGPWIEEWWTRKQRPLVLPMPLSDYFLGLFRQIVLEQRRLSNPSPEISACYLQILCLEIDRLMSEQPAVSPKGYLAYRMKQYVEEHAAYPFRLEDVAGHVDISVSRAVHLFKEAFGTTIVKYVNDVRLDMARERITFSPMPLEHVSETCGFANYTYFHRLFRSRFGMSPKQYRAYSRQAETASLP encoded by the coding sequence ATGACACAAACTGCACCCTGCCATGTATTATCCGCCGGATTTTCCGTCCACCGCAAGCCATTCCATATGTCGGGCGGTGACAGTGTCTATTATTATCTTTTGCGCCTGCAGACTGAAGGCCGCAGCCGGACAATGGTTAACGGCGTTCTGACCACCGTAGAGAGCGGCGACCTGATGCTGTTCGCTCCAAGCGACCCTTATTACCTTAGCATCGACAAAGAGAGTTATCCCGTAGGCAAGCCGCGGATTGAGAGCGGTGATTATCATATCTTTTGCGGGGGACCCTGGATCGAGGAATGGTGGACCCGCAAGCAGCGGCCGCTGGTCCTTCCCATGCCGCTCAGCGACTATTTTCTTGGCCTCTTCCGCCAAATCGTGCTGGAGCAGCGCCGCCTGTCCAACCCCTCGCCGGAAATTTCAGCTTGTTATCTGCAGATATTATGCCTGGAAATTGACCGGCTGATGTCTGAACAGCCTGCAGTTTCACCCAAAGGCTATCTGGCTTACCGTATGAAGCAATATGTAGAGGAGCATGCCGCGTATCCGTTCCGTCTTGAGGATGTGGCCGGACATGTGGATATCAGCGTCTCCCGGGCGGTTCATCTGTTCAAGGAGGCTTTTGGCACCACCATTGTCAAGTATGTCAACGACGTCAGGCTGGATATGGCCCGGGAGCGGATTACCTTCAGCCCCATGCCGCTGGAGCATGTCTCCGAAACCTGCGGTTTCGCCAACTACACTTATTTTCACCGCTTGTTCCGGAGCCGGTTCGGAATGTCCCCCAAGCAGTACCGCGCCTACAGCCGCCAAGCAGAAACGGCCTCGCTGCCGTAA
- a CDS encoding sugar phosphate isomerase/epimerase family protein translates to MLKIGLQLYTLREELEQDFEGTIRKVAELGYAGVEFFHFFGRTAEEVNALLQETGLTALGAHRPYDAMLNDTEQEISFNLSIGNRNLIVPYLTEEQRNWDEVAANLRKIGEQCSARGAVLSYHNHDFEFIEQFGGRTAFDGIFEEVPADLLQVEMDTCWVYYAGYDPVEYIHKYAGRLPIIHLKDMKKREDGSAETVVLGEGEVKLEAILEAADAAGAEWAVVEQDFCSRSPLESVADSMKWITAYAKQGGKVHV, encoded by the coding sequence ATGCTTAAGATCGGCTTGCAGCTGTATACGCTAAGAGAAGAACTGGAACAGGATTTCGAAGGGACGATCCGCAAGGTTGCGGAGCTTGGATATGCCGGTGTGGAGTTTTTCCACTTTTTTGGCCGGACCGCAGAGGAAGTGAATGCGCTGCTGCAGGAAACAGGACTCACCGCGCTCGGCGCGCACCGTCCATATGATGCGATGCTGAACGACACGGAGCAGGAAATCAGCTTCAATCTGTCTATTGGTAACCGTAACCTGATCGTGCCATATTTGACTGAAGAGCAGCGGAATTGGGATGAGGTTGCCGCTAATCTGCGGAAGATTGGGGAGCAGTGCAGCGCTCGTGGTGCCGTTCTTTCTTATCATAATCATGATTTTGAATTCATAGAGCAATTTGGCGGACGAACCGCTTTTGACGGCATTTTCGAGGAAGTGCCTGCGGATCTGCTGCAAGTGGAAATGGATACCTGCTGGGTGTATTATGCGGGTTATGACCCGGTAGAGTATATTCACAAATACGCCGGGCGCCTGCCGATTATCCATCTGAAGGATATGAAGAAACGTGAAGACGGCTCGGCTGAGACCGTTGTCCTGGGTGAAGGGGAAGTGAAGCTCGAAGCCATTCTGGAGGCTGCGGATGCAGCGGGAGCGGAGTGGGCAGTAGTGGAACAGGATTTTTGCAGCCGTTCACCGCTTGAAAGTGTTGCAGACAGTATGAAATGGATTACTGCATATGCCAAACAAGGAGGAAAAGTTCATGTCTAA
- a CDS encoding Gfo/Idh/MocA family protein — MSNKLKIAIIGCGGIANGKHMPSLSRQTHAEMVAFCDIIEERAQEAAKTYGTEDAVVYTDFREMLAAGGFDIVHVCTPNDSHSVISIAALEAGKHVMCEKPMAKTTAQAQEMLDAARRTGKKLSIAYQNRYRSDSEYLKGLCESGELGDIYYGKAIALRRRAVPTWGVFLDEEKQGGGPLIDIGTHALDLTLWLMDNYKPRMVVGSTFHKLGQKKNAANAFGPWDPEQFKVEDSAFGFITMENGATISLESSWALNVSEFREAQTLLAGTEGGADMKDGLRLNGERAGRLYETKVDLSSGGVAFYSGGTESESDREARLWLEAVSEDKEPVVKPEQALVVTQILEAIYESARTGRAVYFDGSSDK, encoded by the coding sequence ATGTCTAACAAACTCAAAATTGCTATTATCGGTTGCGGTGGTATCGCAAACGGCAAACATATGCCAAGCCTTTCCCGTCAGACCCATGCAGAAATGGTGGCTTTTTGTGACATCATAGAGGAACGGGCACAAGAGGCGGCGAAAACATACGGTACGGAGGATGCAGTCGTATATACAGATTTCCGTGAGATGCTGGCCGCTGGCGGATTTGATATCGTACACGTATGCACACCCAATGACAGCCATTCCGTAATTTCGATAGCTGCACTGGAAGCCGGTAAACACGTAATGTGCGAGAAGCCAATGGCCAAAACAACGGCACAGGCTCAGGAAATGCTCGACGCTGCACGCCGTACAGGCAAAAAACTCTCGATTGCTTACCAGAACCGTTACCGTTCGGACAGTGAATATCTGAAGGGGCTATGCGAGAGTGGCGAGCTCGGCGATATCTATTACGGGAAGGCGATTGCGCTGCGCCGCCGTGCAGTTCCAACGTGGGGGGTATTCCTGGATGAAGAGAAGCAGGGCGGAGGCCCGCTGATCGATATCGGGACACACGCGCTTGATCTTACACTGTGGCTGATGGATAATTACAAACCGCGTATGGTAGTAGGCTCTACATTCCACAAGCTGGGACAGAAGAAAAACGCAGCGAATGCCTTCGGTCCATGGGACCCGGAACAATTCAAGGTGGAGGATTCTGCCTTTGGCTTCATTACTATGGAAAATGGGGCTACAATCTCCCTGGAATCCAGCTGGGCGCTGAATGTATCGGAGTTTCGTGAAGCCCAGACCCTCCTGGCCGGTACCGAGGGCGGCGCGGATATGAAGGACGGATTGCGTTTGAACGGAGAACGTGCCGGCCGTCTGTACGAAACCAAAGTAGATTTGTCCTCCGGCGGTGTTGCCTTCTACAGCGGAGGTACCGAGAGTGAATCTGATCGCGAAGCCCGCCTATGGCTGGAAGCCGTAAGCGAAGACAAGGAACCGGTGGTTAAGCCGGAGCAGGCTTTAGTAGTTACACAAATTCTTGAAGCAATCTATGAATCCGCGCGCACGGGCCGTGCGGTGTACTTCGACGGAAGCTCAGACAAATAA
- a CDS encoding Gfo/Idh/MocA family protein gives MSSHKHTIVIVGYGGMGSYHTQLIEENGRLEVAGTFDLLEERRSASEAAGYTAYASYEDVLADPKVGTILIATPNDVHKEIALAAFRAGKHVICEKPVAMSSDEFIEMTQAAEAAGRVLMVHQNRRWDEDFRVIKEMYDHGTIGSLFQLESRVHGANGIPGDWRHMKAQGGGMLLDWGVHLLDQLLFMIDSRVTSVSSNLSFVLGNEVDDGFEATLQFENGVKAIVEVGTTNFITLPRWYVKGTEGTGIIEDWSLTGRIVTRNQESEKLEPTPIRAGVGLTKTMAPPSEGATITEALPPAAELSSSFYTNFADVIEGTAEPIVKNPEVLRVLKLIEAIFAAAETNQTIKDFDRY, from the coding sequence ATGAGTTCACACAAGCATACGATCGTCATCGTTGGTTATGGCGGAATGGGAAGCTATCACACACAATTGATTGAGGAGAACGGCCGTCTGGAGGTGGCCGGAACATTCGACCTGCTTGAGGAACGACGCAGTGCTTCCGAGGCGGCGGGGTATACCGCCTATGCCAGCTATGAAGATGTCCTGGCAGATCCGAAGGTTGGGACCATACTGATTGCAACGCCTAACGATGTGCACAAGGAGATTGCTCTTGCTGCGTTCAGAGCTGGCAAGCATGTGATCTGCGAGAAGCCGGTCGCGATGTCCTCGGATGAGTTCATTGAAATGACTCAGGCGGCCGAGGCTGCCGGACGTGTGCTGATGGTTCATCAGAACCGGCGGTGGGATGAAGACTTCCGGGTCATCAAGGAAATGTACGACCACGGGACAATCGGATCGTTGTTCCAGCTTGAATCGCGAGTGCACGGAGCCAATGGCATTCCCGGCGACTGGCGGCATATGAAGGCGCAGGGCGGCGGCATGCTGCTGGACTGGGGCGTTCATCTTCTGGATCAGCTGCTGTTCATGATTGACAGCAGGGTAACCAGTGTAAGCAGCAATTTGAGCTTCGTTCTGGGGAATGAAGTGGACGACGGCTTCGAGGCCACTCTGCAATTTGAGAATGGCGTCAAAGCTATCGTTGAAGTAGGCACGACGAATTTTATTACCCTGCCAAGATGGTACGTCAAGGGGACGGAAGGCACAGGAATTATTGAAGACTGGTCTCTAACGGGACGAATCGTCACCCGCAACCAGGAAAGCGAAAAACTGGAGCCTACTCCGATCCGCGCCGGTGTGGGTCTGACCAAAACCATGGCGCCTCCGTCAGAGGGAGCAACGATAACCGAAGCTCTGCCTCCAGCGGCAGAGCTGTCGTCCAGCTTCTATACTAATTTTGCCGATGTTATTGAAGGCACGGCTGAGCCCATTGTCAAAAATCCCGAGGTGCTCCGCGTGCTGAAGCTGATTGAAGCGATATTTGCGGCAGCGGAAACCAATCAGACGATTAAAGACTTCGATAGGTATTGA
- a CDS encoding sugar phosphate isomerase/epimerase family protein produces MKLGVFMVLFGGRKLEDALDYVASKGLKAVEIGTGGNPGNSHCDPKLLLENETALKEFKHAVESRGLMISALSCHGNPLHPQKELARKDHEDFVNSVKLAQKLGVPVVNTFSGCPGDHEDAKYPNWPVAPWPNDYQEILAWQWENKVIPYWTEWGAFAAQHDVKVGLELHGGFSVHTPATLLRLREAAGEVIGANLDPSHMWWQGIDPVQAIHILGRQGAIHHFHAKDTVIDPVNVNMYGVTDMQSYTNMLDRAWQFRSVGYGHEVKVWADIISALRLVGYDYVVSIEHEDGLMSVEEGFSKAVDNLRQVLIEEPLADMWWV; encoded by the coding sequence ATGAAACTTGGCGTATTTATGGTGCTTTTCGGCGGTCGCAAGCTGGAGGACGCGCTGGATTATGTAGCTTCCAAAGGACTAAAAGCAGTGGAGATCGGCACAGGGGGCAACCCCGGCAACAGTCACTGCGATCCTAAGCTGCTGCTGGAGAATGAGACAGCACTGAAGGAGTTCAAGCACGCTGTAGAGTCACGCGGCCTGATGATCAGTGCCCTGAGCTGCCACGGCAATCCGCTGCACCCGCAGAAAGAACTTGCCCGCAAGGATCACGAGGATTTTGTGAACTCGGTAAAATTGGCGCAGAAGCTTGGTGTTCCAGTAGTTAATACATTCTCCGGCTGCCCTGGCGACCATGAAGATGCCAAATACCCGAACTGGCCGGTTGCTCCCTGGCCTAACGATTACCAGGAAATTCTGGCATGGCAATGGGAGAACAAAGTGATTCCGTACTGGACGGAGTGGGGCGCATTCGCAGCACAGCATGACGTGAAAGTTGGCCTTGAGCTGCATGGAGGATTCTCGGTGCATACACCGGCTACGCTGCTCCGACTGAGAGAGGCTGCGGGCGAAGTGATCGGCGCGAATCTGGATCCGAGTCATATGTGGTGGCAGGGTATTGATCCGGTGCAGGCGATTCATATCCTTGGACGCCAAGGCGCGATTCATCACTTCCACGCCAAGGATACGGTGATTGATCCGGTAAATGTGAATATGTACGGAGTGACCGACATGCAGTCCTACACCAATATGCTGGACCGTGCCTGGCAGTTCCGTTCGGTGGGTTACGGCCATGAGGTAAAGGTATGGGCAGATATTATCAGCGCACTGCGGCTTGTCGGCTACGATTATGTGGTCAGCATTGAGCATGAGGACGGGCTGATGTCGGTCGAAGAAGGGTTCTCCAAAGCTGTGGATAATCTCCGCCAGGTGCTGATTGAGGAACCGCTCGCTGATATGTGGTGGGTCTAG
- a CDS encoding phosphotransferase family protein — translation MESFTKVHLDDQQLRALAASTFGTDTAIISSKELTGGFFNTAYDLELSDGRSVILKVAPAGETETLSYEKDIMRAEVEALRLVLAAGKVPVPAVYGFDESLRLIPSPFFFMEKVGGDPYNEVKDNLPEEVRVSIEREVGQYQRLINGIKGERFGLFGQSPDTPTKTWRETFTAMIHSVLDDGQRLGAVLPASCDEIRQGLEGFLPALEEVTEPRLIHWDLWNGNIFVKDGAIVSIIDWERALWGDVLMEYYFRHFENSPAFFAGYGATFDSPNEQLRIKLYDLYLDLILVIECYSRQYKDENHIRWAFENLQETLKAFVGNDTIKI, via the coding sequence ATGGAGAGCTTCACTAAGGTCCATTTGGATGATCAGCAGCTTAGAGCCTTAGCAGCAAGTACATTTGGAACAGACACAGCCATCATCAGCAGCAAGGAGCTGACGGGCGGTTTTTTTAATACAGCCTATGATCTTGAATTATCTGACGGCAGATCTGTAATACTGAAGGTTGCGCCCGCAGGAGAGACAGAGACACTGAGCTACGAAAAAGACATCATGCGCGCCGAGGTAGAGGCACTGCGCCTGGTTTTGGCTGCGGGTAAGGTGCCTGTTCCGGCTGTTTACGGCTTTGATGAGAGTCTGAGATTGATTCCAAGCCCTTTTTTCTTCATGGAAAAGGTGGGAGGCGATCCATATAATGAAGTCAAAGATAATCTCCCGGAGGAAGTAAGAGTCTCCATTGAACGGGAAGTGGGGCAATACCAGCGCCTGATCAACGGGATTAAGGGAGAGCGCTTTGGTCTTTTTGGACAGTCGCCGGATACACCGACAAAAACATGGCGCGAGACCTTCACCGCGATGATTCATAGCGTGCTTGACGATGGCCAAAGGCTGGGTGCCGTGCTTCCGGCTTCCTGTGACGAGATCAGGCAGGGCCTTGAGGGATTTTTACCGGCTCTCGAGGAGGTGACCGAACCGCGCCTGATTCACTGGGATCTGTGGAATGGAAATATTTTTGTCAAAGATGGTGCAATTGTCTCGATTATTGACTGGGAACGTGCGCTGTGGGGGGATGTGCTGATGGAGTACTACTTCCGGCACTTTGAGAATTCTCCGGCGTTCTTCGCGGGATACGGGGCCACGTTTGACAGCCCGAATGAGCAGCTTCGCATCAAGTTGTATGACTTGTATCTTGACCTGATCCTGGTTATTGAGTGCTATTCCCGGCAGTATAAAGATGAGAATCATATACGCTGGGCTTTCGAGAATTTGCAGGAGACTTTGAAGGCGTTTGTGGGCAACGATACAATAAAAATATAA
- a CDS encoding HXXEE domain-containing protein, with the protein MIHWLNLHIDQSSLLWLLPILFMFHDFEEILTVESWGIKHGPGVEAALSAGKWNPYRSMLRMTTRNFAADVLFVYILVVAVTGAAVFFSFYWLYLAVLAVFLLHVFTHLGQSIVLKIYTPGVVTAVLVAFPYSLYAFYRLLNDDTVSWADVCWSLLLMALLAPLIVWGLVKSRQRHKPV; encoded by the coding sequence GTGATCCACTGGCTGAATCTTCATATCGATCAATCAAGCTTATTATGGCTGCTGCCCATTTTATTTATGTTTCATGATTTCGAGGAAATCCTAACGGTAGAGTCCTGGGGGATCAAGCATGGCCCGGGAGTAGAGGCTGCTCTTTCAGCGGGAAAGTGGAACCCATACCGTTCTATGCTGCGAATGACAACTAGGAATTTTGCGGCGGATGTGCTGTTCGTATATATTCTGGTGGTTGCGGTCACCGGTGCTGCTGTGTTTTTTTCTTTTTACTGGCTGTATTTGGCTGTACTTGCCGTCTTCCTGCTGCATGTTTTTACGCATTTGGGACAAAGTATTGTTCTGAAAATATATACACCAGGTGTGGTAACTGCAGTGCTGGTCGCATTCCCTTACTCCTTGTATGCCTTCTACCGCTTGCTAAATGACGATACGGTCAGCTGGGCGGATGTCTGCTGGTCTCTGCTGCTGATGGCGCTGCTGGCTCCCCTAATCGTCTGGGGGCTGGTGAAGAGCAGGCAACGCCATAAGCCGGTATGA
- a CDS encoding ABC transporter ATP-binding protein: protein MERLLEVKDLAISFRTRGGEVQAIRGVSFHVNKGETLAIVGESGSGKSVTSQAVMKLVPQPMGEYKRGQILFEGQDLIGKNEKQMQKIRGKEIGMIFQDPMTSLNPMMKVGRQITEVLFKHEKISKDAAYKRAIELLNLVGIPSPERRFQQYPHEFSGGMRQRVVIAMALAANPKLLIADEPTTALDVTIQAQILDLMKDIQKKIDTAIIFITHDLGVVARMADRVAVMYAGQIVEMGTAEEIFYDPRHPYTWGLLASMPSLESKGSLLTAIPGTPPDLIKPPKGDAFALRSTYAMQIDMEKEPPMYKVSDTHLVKSWLMHPMAPAVEPPEVVKKRHRVLSNVYSEPVLVNNPSEY from the coding sequence ATGGAGCGCCTTTTAGAGGTAAAAGATCTGGCTATATCATTCAGAACACGCGGAGGCGAGGTTCAAGCAATCCGTGGTGTAAGCTTTCATGTCAATAAAGGGGAAACACTGGCGATCGTGGGCGAATCCGGTTCCGGTAAGAGCGTAACTTCGCAGGCTGTGATGAAGCTGGTTCCCCAGCCGATGGGTGAATACAAACGCGGACAGATTCTGTTCGAAGGGCAGGATCTGATCGGTAAAAATGAGAAGCAAATGCAGAAGATCCGCGGGAAAGAGATCGGGATGATTTTCCAGGATCCGATGACCTCGCTGAACCCGATGATGAAGGTCGGCAGGCAAATTACTGAAGTGTTGTTCAAGCATGAAAAAATCTCCAAAGATGCGGCGTACAAACGGGCTATCGAGCTGCTCAATCTGGTGGGTATTCCATCACCGGAGCGGCGCTTCCAGCAGTATCCGCATGAGTTCAGCGGCGGGATGCGCCAGCGTGTGGTTATCGCCATGGCACTGGCAGCCAATCCTAAGCTTCTGATTGCCGATGAGCCGACTACCGCGCTCGACGTGACAATTCAGGCGCAAATCCTGGATCTGATGAAGGATATTCAGAAGAAAATCGACACCGCGATTATCTTCATTACCCATGACCTTGGAGTTGTGGCCAGAATGGCAGACCGTGTAGCAGTTATGTATGCCGGCCAAATTGTTGAAATGGGAACAGCAGAAGAAATTTTCTATGACCCTAGACATCCGTATACATGGGGGTTGCTGGCTTCCATGCCAAGTCTGGAGAGCAAAGGCTCTCTGCTGACTGCCATTCCGGGAACGCCGCCGGATCTGATCAAGCCGCCGAAGGGCGATGCTTTTGCACTCCGCAGTACTTATGCGATGCAAATCGACATGGAGAAAGAGCCTCCAATGTACAAGGTCTCGGATACGCATCTGGTGAAATCCTGGCTGATGCACCCGATGGCACCTGCAGTGGAACCGCCGGAAGTGGTCAAAAAGAGACATCGTGTGCTGAGCAATGTATATTCCGAGCCAGTACTGGTGAACAATCCCAGCGAGTATTAA